Part of the Maridesulfovibrio sp. genome, TAGTATTCTACAGATAATCACACCCCTGATTTGGTCTGAAATACTTTTGGTTATTTTGCAGTCCAACCCCTTGGCGGTGCCGTTCTCCTCCCTCGCTAACCGTTCGGCACCGCCTATCCTTTCCTTAAAGAAGAAAGGGTGCACTTTTTTATAAAGTGCACCCTTTCTTTGGTTTTATGTTCTGTCCGGATTGCTATTTGTTTTTAAAAGCAATGCGGAAGCAGGCGATTGCTCCACCCCAGGTAATGCCGAGGCCGAAGAGCATCATGATGATTGCGCTGGTAGTCATGGCTTATCTCCTTTTGAGGAAGCTGCTGTTGGTGGAAGATACATTTGCGAATGCGCGGTCCTGAGAGGACAGTGCAAAGCCGATTACAAGGCAGAGGCCAAGTATTGCCCAGCCGAATGCGATAATGGCTGTGTTGGAGTATCCACCGTAGTTCTTGGAGATATCACCGATGAAGTTGGTCACGATCATGAAACCGAGCATTGCCGGAACAACGAAGCGCAGGCTGTTCATCCACAGGGAACCAACGATGATTTCGGAGGTCTTGTTAACGTGAGTGCGCATTTCATCGAGATTGCAAAACCATGCGACAAATATGATTTCAATGAATCCGCCGATGAGAATACCGAAGTTGTTGACGAAGTGGTCAACGATATCAAGCAGCAGCAGACCGCCGCCGGTAGTGAAAACGATGCTTACCAGAAAGCCGAGGGTGCAGCACACTGCTACGGCTTTCTTACGGGAAACACCGAATTTATCGATGATGGAAGAAGTGATAACTTCGGTGATGGAGATCATGGAAGAGAGACCGGCAACAACGAGTGCCATGAAGAAGAGCACACCGAAGAATACAGGTGCGGGCATCAGGTTGATTGCGGTGGGCAGTGTGATGAAGGCAAGGCCAACACCTGCACCGGCAACTTCGCTGATGGGAACACCCTGCTGCAGGGCCATGTAGCCGAGTACACTGAAGATCATGATACCGGAGATTATGCTGAATCCGCAGTTGATGAAAACAGTCATACAGGCGTTGTTGTTGATGTCGGATTCCTTGGGCAGGTAGCTGGAGTAAGAAAGCATGATACCGAACCCGATGGAGAGGCTGAAGAAAATCTGGCCGAATGCGTCAGCCCAGACTTTACCGTCCATAATGGCGGAGAAATCAGGCTTGAAGAGCCAGTTGATACCGTCCATTGCTCCGGGGAGCATCAGACCTCTTCCGATGAAGATAAACACAAGCAGGAAGAGAAGGGGCATGAATATTTTGTTGACCCTTTCAATACCGGCTTTAACTCCGGTAAAAAGGGCAATAAAGGTGAATGCCCAAGCTGCGGCGGTTGCCAGGAAGATGGACCCCTGTACATTACCCATGTTCATGGGGGAATCGGTCAGACCGAGGAAGCTTCCGAAGAAGAAATCCTTGGGAGCGTCTCCCCATCCTTGGGTGAAGGAAAGGCCCACGTAGTTCATCGCCCATGCGATAACTACAACGTAATAAGAGGCAATGACGAATGAAACCACTACCTGCCACCAGCCGAGCCATTCCCATTTTTTGGAAATGGATGAGAAAATTTTTGGCGCGGAACCCTTGAACTTCTGGCCGAGACCGAATTCAAGGATCATGAATGGGATACCCGCAGCAAGCATTGCTACGAAATAGGGGATGAGGAATGCACCACCACCGTTTTCATAAACCATGTAGGGAAAACGCCAGATGTTACCCAACCCGATTGCAGAGCCCACGGCGGCAAGAATAAAGCCGGAACGGGAACCCCATGTTTCTCTTTTTTGCATGTTGTTTGAACTCCTTAAGAAAAAACCAGCTGAAACAGCAACCATTTTGCTGATTCAGCAAAAACTATATGTAAAATGCGCTAAACGCATAATTGAGCATACCGCATAGAATACATTTCGATTATTGTCCATCAAATTAAGTGTCAGGATTTTTTAATGGATGGTGATATGTGTGTAGTCGCGGTGTTATTATGGATATCTTAAATGTAAAATTGTGCGAAATGAAATTTTATTACAAATATTTTTGTATTTCGAAAAATACAGGTGCATTAAAGAAAAGAACAAGAAAAATGATTCTGCTGATGAATACAAGGAAATATGCTCAGCTCTGCATCAGAGCAAAAGAAGACATAAAACAGAGTGCTCGACTAATGATCATCTTGATATTATGGTTGATCAGCTAAACTTAAGGAGTCTGGTTATGGCACATATTCTTGTTCTTGATGACGTTGTAGACGCGGGAATACTTCTCAAGCGAATTCTTGAACGCAAGGGGCACAAAGTAAGTGTTTTTTCCGAGGAAGAGGAGGCTCTTTCTTTTCTTTCCGGCAGTGATGTTGAGCTGGCTATCCTTGATATTAAACTCAAGAAGATGACTGGTGTTGAGGTGCTGGAAGAGATGAAAAAAATTATGCCCGCATTGAAAGTGATTATGCTGACCGGATATCCGACCCTTGAGACTGCTCGTGAATCACTTAAGCACGGAGCCAATGAATACTGCGTTAAACCAATTGATAAGGAAGAGCTTGAATTTAAGGTGGAGGAAGTTCTATCCTGCTGATTTATTCTTCCCGGAATTCGCCAAGCTTCTCCACTGTGGCAATAACTTCAGTTGCATTACTGCCCGGTGCCACAGGATTAAAGACTGCCCTGATATACATCTTTTTCTTCCCTGTTACAGAGATGTAGTTGCCTTCATACAAGGCAGATTCTCCGTTTAATGCTTTCTCCATAACTTCCCGCATTTCCGGTGTACCTTTCTCTGCAGTATTGAAGCCTATTAATTTATCTTTTGTAGATCCCATCAGGTCCATGAATTTCGGGTTGCAGTCCCTGATAATGCCCTCATGGTCGAAGTAGATTATGCCCAGCGGTGAATTGTCAAATATTACCCTGTATTTTCGTCTTTCCTCCAAGATGGCAAGTTCCGCTTTTTCCCTTTCCCTGATCTGGTTTTGCAGTTTTATATTCAGGATTTCATTGTTTCGATGTGTCTGGCAGGAAATGATTGATTCAGATAGCCTAATATTAATTTTGTGTAATGATCTCAGCATGGAATGGGGTAGTGGATAGAGCCCTTTTCCGATCATCAGGAAACCTGCTTCAGGTAGATCCATTAGATAGTAGTGATCACCTTCAAATGATGTGTGCAAGGGCAGGCTTTCCCTTAGATTATTGATCTGATCTTCTGCCTCACAGCTCGAAATTTTCAAGAGAAAATCATCAAATGCAGACTGTTGTTTTTCCTTGAAGGGAATAGAAAATGCTTTAGCAAAGGAAAGAGTTTCCTTGTTTTGCAGGAAAACCCTCGCGCTCATGCAGCATAAGCGGTGCAGGTAAGTTGAAAGTGCTGTTGAAAGCATCTTTTCAAGATCCATACTTTTACCAATTGACATGGCTATTTCATAAAGAATTTGCTCTTGGATTCTGATGCTCACAATTCCTCCAGTACAGCCAATACAGTGGTCTTGTTATGAAATTCCAGTGATTGTTTTTCCTGAGTGGCAATTTCCCCGAAAGAGAGGAATCCCAGTAATGGAATATCCGGAAGGTGCAGGGCATTCAGTTCCTGCTTAAACTTGTCTTTAAGGAATAAGGCCCTTGAAATACAGTCTACAACAAGTCCTATTGAGTTGTTACCGATGCTGAATCCGGGCTTGCAGGTGGAGATTTGTCCCGAAGCTTTGATCAGGGATTGCGGGTTGCCGTGGAGGATGTCTACAAATGATCCTTCCATTATTTCACCTACGCAGGTCAGCGCTCCTGCCTCATCAACCATTACCGGGTCACGGACGATGGGATCACTGCACATGCTTGAAATTCCGAATGGATAGGACATGGCAATCTGTGAAAAGTTTTCAGGGGTTATATATTGCCCGGAATGTTCACGAATGACTTCCCTGTAGATATTGAATGCAGGCATCCAGTTAATGGTTCTGATTATATTTCGGTCCGCTTCAGTTACTTTGAAAGGACCTTTTATGGGATGCCAGCCGTGGCTGATATTCACTGTGCTTCGGGTATCCAGTAAACCTACCATGGCTGCGTCTTCCAGCAATCCCTCATTGCTGATGATGGCCGGCTGTCTTTTCAGGCTTATCGATCCGGTTCCGCCCCCTACGATATTACGTTCAATCCCTATGTGGGTGAACATGGCATTGATAAATGCTGAAATACGACTGGCGAAACCATCGGTGATAACAAAGATGGTTTCCGGAATGTCATCATTTTCAAAAATTTTGCTCAAAGGGGGCATGAAATCAGTATCAGGA contains:
- a CDS encoding MetS family NSS transporter small subunit, encoding MTTSAIIMMLFGLGITWGGAIACFRIAFKNK
- a CDS encoding sodium-dependent transporter → MQKRETWGSRSGFILAAVGSAIGLGNIWRFPYMVYENGGGAFLIPYFVAMLAAGIPFMILEFGLGQKFKGSAPKIFSSISKKWEWLGWWQVVVSFVIASYYVVVIAWAMNYVGLSFTQGWGDAPKDFFFGSFLGLTDSPMNMGNVQGSIFLATAAAWAFTFIALFTGVKAGIERVNKIFMPLLFLLVFIFIGRGLMLPGAMDGINWLFKPDFSAIMDGKVWADAFGQIFFSLSIGFGIMLSYSSYLPKESDINNNACMTVFINCGFSIISGIMIFSVLGYMALQQGVPISEVAGAGVGLAFITLPTAINLMPAPVFFGVLFFMALVVAGLSSMISITEVITSSIIDKFGVSRKKAVAVCCTLGFLVSIVFTTGGGLLLLDIVDHFVNNFGILIGGFIEIIFVAWFCNLDEMRTHVNKTSEIIVGSLWMNSLRFVVPAMLGFMIVTNFIGDISKNYGGYSNTAIIAFGWAILGLCLVIGFALSSQDRAFANVSSTNSSFLKRR
- a CDS encoding response regulator, whose product is MAHILVLDDVVDAGILLKRILERKGHKVSVFSEEEEALSFLSGSDVELAILDIKLKKMTGVEVLEEMKKIMPALKVIMLTGYPTLETARESLKHGANEYCVKPIDKEELEFKVEEVLSC
- a CDS encoding PAS domain S-box protein, translated to MSIRIQEQILYEIAMSIGKSMDLEKMLSTALSTYLHRLCCMSARVFLQNKETLSFAKAFSIPFKEKQQSAFDDFLLKISSCEAEDQINNLRESLPLHTSFEGDHYYLMDLPEAGFLMIGKGLYPLPHSMLRSLHKINIRLSESIISCQTHRNNEILNIKLQNQIREREKAELAILEERRKYRVIFDNSPLGIIYFDHEGIIRDCNPKFMDLMGSTKDKLIGFNTAEKGTPEMREVMEKALNGESALYEGNYISVTGKKKMYIRAVFNPVAPGSNATEVIATVEKLGEFREE
- a CDS encoding FIST C-terminal domain-containing protein, which codes for MYIELEPTGSVQALATILKNTAARDEVNGIIVFACDKNGFQPENADHIFKECTVPLMGGIFPGIIHEKETMESGTLVIGLSQKPEISIIKKMSDPDTDFMPPLSKIFENDDIPETIFVITDGFASRISAFINAMFTHIGIERNIVGGGTGSISLKRQPAIISNEGLLEDAAMVGLLDTRSTVNISHGWHPIKGPFKVTEADRNIIRTINWMPAFNIYREVIREHSGQYITPENFSQIAMSYPFGISSMCSDPIVRDPVMVDEAGALTCVGEIMEGSFVDILHGNPQSLIKASGQISTCKPGFSIGNNSIGLVVDCISRALFLKDKFKQELNALHLPDIPLLGFLSFGEIATQEKQSLEFHNKTTVLAVLEEL